From the Ignavibacteriales bacterium genome, the window TTTTGCAATAGCCTTTATCTGTTCGTCGGAGAGATTTCGGTAATGCGGATTTATAGAATATACGTTTGAATGTGAGGCTATGATGGGATTTTTGGAAGTTTCTATCACATCCCAGAAAGATTCTTCACCCAGGTGAGAAACATCAATAAGCATCCCGACCTCATCCATTCTTTTGATTACCTGCACACCAAAGTCCGTAAGCCCACCCTGAATACCTCGTTCTACCTCATCACGCGCAGACGAAGCGATGGAGTTAGAATTATTCCATGTCAGTCCGATGTATCGTACGCCCATATCGTAAAATCGGTTTATATTATCGAGATCTCCCTCGACAGCGGTACCACCTTCTATGCCGATCAGTCCGCATATTTTCCCTTCTCCAACTATACGCATGATATCGTCATAATTTTTTGCGAACTCTATATCATCAGGAAAATCTGTCTGGAGAGAATGAAGCCTGTCTATCTGCTCAACCGCAAACGAATAAGAGTTCCTGACCTTGCTCATAGG encodes:
- a CDS encoding membrane dipeptidase; amino-acid sequence: MEDSTKQLTPEELHYDAILVDTHNDFVYQMFYRNAKFGKDNPRTQSDLPKFRAGGLDVQVFSDWIPMSKVRNSYSFAVEQIDRLHSLQTDFPDDIEFAKNYDDIMRIVGEGKICGLIGIEGGTAVEGDLDNINRFYDMGVRYIGLTWNNSNSIASSARDEVERGIQGGLTDFGVQVIKRMDEVGMLIDVSHLGEESFWDVIETSKNPIIASHSNVYSINPHYRNLSDEQIKAIAKSGGVIQVSFHETFLGGSTLQKVFDHIDYIKNLVGVDYVGIGSDFDGGINPPSELADVTMYPNLTKKMLEEGYTQDDVRKILGLNFLRVFKQVCG